A genomic region of Manihot esculenta cultivar AM560-2 chromosome 15, M.esculenta_v8, whole genome shotgun sequence contains the following coding sequences:
- the LOC110602463 gene encoding uncharacterized protein LOC110602463 — MAPTRPEEMNEPNDMEEVDDTTSSSPRTTAVHFGGGESMPEEMKGSNRKKKRKKRVQLDGYEVADNANGDCLQQDPLDVLGWDLMMKILSNLDARSVALSLLVSRRWHRLASSDRLWSSKCEELWLGKAHIPRLSQVRGISKLAAYSLSVIDGKRTRIMRDDLCDHVWEFHFTKVAPEYWRNLDPYWKGTGPPMRRYFHQDGSQTADPGDRVWGGHECCFSIVTSFIWDGTIREHYVRINRWPRMSVSRKQDWSWEMSNHLFCYSSIPDASKEGGTGPLFLVM; from the exons ATGGCTCCGACCAGGCCCGAAGAAATGAATGAACCCAATGACATGGAAGAGGTCGACGACACCACTTCATCGTCTCCTCGCACTACCGCTGTCCATTTTGGTGGAGGAGAATCGATGCCTGAGGAGATGAAAGGGTCGAacaggaagaagaagaggaagaagagagtCCAATTGGATGGATATGAAGTGGCTGACAACGCTAATGGTGATTGTCTTCAACAAGACCCTTTGGATGTCCTTGGTTGGGACTTGATGATGAAGATTCTTAGTAATCTCGACGCACGCAGCGTGGCACTATCTCTCCTTGTCTCTCGCAGGTGGCACCGCCTCGCTTCTAGTGATCGTCTCTGGAGCTCTAAG tgCGAGGAATTGTGGCTCGGAAAAGCGCACATTCCTCGCTTGTCACAGGTTCGGGGAATATCCAAGTTGGCTGCTTATTCATTATCTGTTATCGATGGCAAACGA ACTCGTATCATGAGGGATGATCTATgtgatcatgtttgggaattcCATTTTACAAAG GTGGCTCCAGAATATTGGAGAAATCTTGATCCCTACTGGAAAGGCACTGGTCCTCCCATGCGTCGCTACTTTCATCAAGATGGAAGCCAAACTGCGGATCCTGGTGATAGGGTATGGGGCGGCCATGAATGCTGTTTTTCAATTGTAACTAGTTTTATCTGGGATGGGACAATCAGGGAGCACTATGTTAGGATAAACCGATGGCCCCGAATGTCTGTGTCTAGGAAACAGGACTGGAGCTGGGAAATGTCCAATCACCTCTTTTGCTATTCCAGTATTCCTGATGCCTCTAAGGAAGGTGGGACTGGGCCACTCTTTTTGGTTATGTAA
- the LOC110602465 gene encoding heavy metal-associated isoprenylated plant protein 28 isoform X1 produces MTMIEMRVHMDCAGCESKVKTALQKLKGVDDVDIDMGLQKVTVTGWADQKKVLKTVRKTGRRAELWQLPYNPEHHSDATYYYDQHQVNGPLNYYAPQPSSSYNYHKHGYDSSDHRYYRHPVQSSIFGHQTGAAFSDENPHGCSIM; encoded by the exons ATGACG ATGATAGAGATGAGAGTACACATGGATTGCGCAGGCTGCGAGAGCAAGGTTAAAACTGCCCTACAGAAACTAAAAG GTGTGGATGATGTTGATATCGACATGGGGTTGCAGAAGGTGACGGTCACCGGATGGGCTGATCAGAAAAAGGTGCTGAAAACGGTTCGAAAGACAGGAAGAAGGGCAGAGCTATGGCAATTACCCTATAATCCAGAGCATCATAGCGATGCGACTTACTATTATGATCAACACCAGGTTAATGGTCCCTTGAACTACTATGCCCCTCAGCCTTCATCTTCTTACAACTACCATAAGCATGGATATGATAGCAGTGATCATAGGTATTATCGTCATCCTGTGCAATCCTCCATCTTTGGCCACCAGACTGGTGCAGCTTTCAGCGATGAAAATCCTCACGGTTGTTcaattatgtaa
- the LOC110602465 gene encoding heavy metal-associated isoprenylated plant protein 28 isoform X2, whose amino-acid sequence MQMIEMRVHMDCAGCESKVKTALQKLKGVDDVDIDMGLQKVTVTGWADQKKVLKTVRKTGRRAELWQLPYNPEHHSDATYYYDQHQVNGPLNYYAPQPSSSYNYHKHGYDSSDHRYYRHPVQSSIFGHQTGAAFSDENPHGCSIM is encoded by the exons ATGCAGATGATAGAGATGAGAGTACACATGGATTGCGCAGGCTGCGAGAGCAAGGTTAAAACTGCCCTACAGAAACTAAAAG GTGTGGATGATGTTGATATCGACATGGGGTTGCAGAAGGTGACGGTCACCGGATGGGCTGATCAGAAAAAGGTGCTGAAAACGGTTCGAAAGACAGGAAGAAGGGCAGAGCTATGGCAATTACCCTATAATCCAGAGCATCATAGCGATGCGACTTACTATTATGATCAACACCAGGTTAATGGTCCCTTGAACTACTATGCCCCTCAGCCTTCATCTTCTTACAACTACCATAAGCATGGATATGATAGCAGTGATCATAGGTATTATCGTCATCCTGTGCAATCCTCCATCTTTGGCCACCAGACTGGTGCAGCTTTCAGCGATGAAAATCCTCACGGTTGTTcaattatgtaa